One Campylobacter concisus DNA window includes the following coding sequences:
- the grpE gene encoding nucleotide exchange factor GrpE has translation MSEEVKEQNLPEVEPVQETASDSINLDALGDISKVEKLEKELGEITDKYYRANAEFENIKKRYEKEKADVASYANEKFARDLLPVIDALEIAANFDPEDDEFAKKIKEGILITINQFKKCFEKHGVSEIATDVEFDPNVHNAVLRVDSEEKQSGQIVQALQKGYMINGRVLRPAMVSVAN, from the coding sequence GTGAGCGAAGAGGTAAAAGAGCAAAATCTACCTGAGGTCGAGCCTGTGCAAGAGACAGCTAGTGATAGCATAAATTTAGATGCACTTGGCGATATCTCAAAAGTGGAGAAGCTCGAAAAAGAGCTTGGCGAGATCACTGATAAATATTACAGAGCAAATGCTGAGTTTGAAAATATCAAAAAGCGTTATGAAAAAGAGAAAGCAGACGTTGCGAGCTATGCAAATGAGAAATTTGCTAGGGACTTGCTACCAGTCATCGATGCGCTTGAGATCGCTGCAAATTTTGACCCAGAGGATGATGAATTTGCCAAAAAGATCAAAGAGGGCATTTTGATAACGATAAATCAGTTTAAGAAATGTTTTGAAAAGCATGGCGTGAGCGAGATCGCAACTGATGTCGAGTTTGATCCAAATGTGCATAATGCCGTTTTAAGGGTCGATAGCGAGGAGAAGCAAAGCGGTCAGATCGTGCAAGCTTTACAAAAAGGCTATATGATAAATGGTAGGGTTTTGCGCCCAGCTATGGTCAGTGTGGCAAACTAA
- a CDS encoding peptidylprolyl isomerase, which produces MKKILFPAVLSLAAAVTLNAAVVATVDGDAINDSDISALLSAAMPGFDASKLQPNEKKRIIDDLINRKLLLKDAKATGIEKDVDYIKAVKAAQEGIAVELYMRKLFDGIKVSDSDLRDFYNKNKASMNQPAQARARHILVEDEKTANDIIAQLKNLKGEALTKKFAELASQKSIDKGSAAHGGELGWFGQSQMVKPFADAAFSMANGTVSTKPVKTQFGYHVILKEDGKAAGTVSFEQAKPEIEQAVKMEKFQAAVRQKSEALRQKAKIEYK; this is translated from the coding sequence ATGAAAAAAATTTTGTTTCCAGCAGTTTTAAGTTTAGCTGCAGCTGTCACTCTAAACGCAGCAGTAGTTGCAACAGTTGATGGCGATGCTATAAATGATAGCGATATCTCAGCACTTTTATCAGCAGCTATGCCAGGATTTGACGCTAGCAAGCTTCAACCAAATGAGAAAAAACGTATAATCGACGATCTAATCAATAGAAAGCTTCTTTTAAAAGATGCAAAAGCGACAGGCATTGAAAAAGATGTTGATTACATCAAGGCTGTAAAAGCTGCACAAGAGGGCATCGCAGTTGAGCTTTATATGAGAAAACTATTTGACGGTATAAAAGTAAGTGATAGCGATTTAAGAGATTTTTATAACAAAAACAAAGCTAGCATGAACCAACCAGCTCAAGCAAGAGCAAGACATATCTTAGTTGAAGATGAAAAAACAGCAAACGACATCATCGCTCAACTTAAAAATTTAAAAGGTGAGGCTCTAACTAAGAAATTTGCAGAGCTAGCAAGCCAAAAATCAATCGACAAAGGCTCAGCAGCACACGGTGGCGAGCTTGGCTGGTTTGGTCAAAGCCAAATGGTAAAACCTTTTGCAGACGCAGCATTTTCAATGGCTAATGGCACAGTTTCAACTAAGCCAGTTAAAACTCAGTTTGGCTACCATGTTATCTTAAAAGAAGATGGCAAAGCTGCTGGTACTGTAAGCTTTGAACAAGCAAAACCAGAGATCGAGCAAGCTGTAAAAATGGAGAAATTCCAAGCTGCTGTTAGACAAAAAAGTGAAGCTCTACGCCAAAAAGCAAAGATAGAATACAAATAA
- a CDS encoding HrcA family transcriptional regulator — translation MSKTNKRDLILNSIIEAYLQDNAPIGSNELGSRMSVAIPASTIRVYFKKLSDEGEITKLHISGGRIPTIAAMRRYWSEIFSQSDINLEINDPRSLKMLCDEFELYCMIFGTIDKELLEILNLNDRYLVLNFSDDEIVIKFDARTYKFLNNLIGVNLDKLELICSQVGLSELRSKVRELKRTKIYFQENEILAFDMFKDRRFKMVFDPSFSLQMDEKLTFSPMFDENYMGLKFKANYLGNEAQMICAGSVYTDYVKFINLIKEAA, via the coding sequence GTGAGTAAAACAAATAAACGCGATTTGATACTAAATTCTATCATTGAAGCCTATTTGCAGGACAATGCGCCTATTGGCTCAAACGAGCTTGGCTCTCGCATGAGCGTGGCGATACCGGCATCAACGATACGTGTTTATTTTAAAAAGCTCTCAGATGAGGGCGAGATCACAAAGCTTCACATCAGTGGCGGCAGGATCCCAACTATCGCTGCGATGAGGAGATATTGGAGTGAAATTTTTAGTCAAAGCGACATAAATTTAGAGATAAACGATCCAAGAAGCTTAAAGATGCTCTGTGATGAGTTTGAACTTTATTGTATGATTTTTGGCACGATCGATAAGGAGTTGCTAGAAATTTTAAATTTAAATGATAGATATCTGGTTTTAAATTTTAGTGACGATGAGATCGTTATCAAATTTGACGCTAGGACGTATAAATTTTTAAACAACCTTATTGGAGTTAATTTAGACAAGCTTGAGCTTATCTGTTCTCAAGTTGGTTTAAGCGAACTAAGAAGCAAGGTTAGGGAGCTTAAAAGGACTAAAATTTACTTCCAAGAAAACGAAATTTTAGCCTTTGATATGTTTAAGGATAGACGCTTTAAGATGGTTTTTGACCCAAGTTTTAGCTTGCAAATGGATGAAAAACTTACATTTTCTCCTATGTTTGATGAAAATTACATGGGGCTTAAATTTAAAGCAAACTACCTTGGTAACGAGGCGCAGATGATCTGTGCTGGCAGTGTTTATACTGATTATGTGAAATTTATAAATCTAATAAAGGAGGCGGCGTGA
- a CDS encoding DNA-binding protein: MIETSDIFNLLHNAVEAKNIGKKISQAKMAEDLGVPMRTYQDWRLGNSKPQAAAAVCKLLCELDDDEILFVVNKMRKLLGK, encoded by the coding sequence ATGATTGAAACAAGTGATATATTTAATTTGCTTCACAATGCAGTTGAGGCAAAAAATATCGGTAAGAAAATTTCACAAGCAAAAATGGCAGAAGATCTTGGCGTGCCTATGAGGACATATCAGGACTGGAGACTTGGAAACTCAAAGCCACAAGCTGCTGCTGCTGTTTGCAAACTGCTATGTGAGCTTGACGATGATGAAATATTATTTGTTGTCAACAAGATGAGAAAATTGCTAGGAAAATAG
- the fbaA gene encoding class II fructose-bisphosphate aldolase — MGVLDIVKPGVLSGDDVTKLYAYAKEQGFAIPAVNVVGSDSVNAVLEAAKVANSPVIVQFSNGGSGFYAGKACENAAVLGAIAGAKHVHLLAKAYGVPVILHTDHAARKLLPWIDELVKASHEYKKTHGVPLFSSHMLDLSEENINENLSTCEKYLKELSELGISLEIELGVTGGEEDGVDNTSVDNALLYTQPEDVALAYERLSKISDKFSIAASFGNVHGVYKPGNVVLRPEILKNSQAYVAKKFNTKSDKPVNFVFHGGSGSELKDIKNAVSYGVIKMNIDTDTQWAFWDGVREYEAKNRAYLQGQIGNPEGDDKPNKKYYDPRKWLRSGEESMVKRLQTAFSDLNCLNRN; from the coding sequence ATGGGCGTTTTAGATATCGTAAAACCTGGTGTTTTAAGCGGAGATGATGTAACAAAACTTTATGCTTATGCCAAAGAGCAAGGTTTTGCAATACCTGCTGTAAATGTCGTAGGCAGCGACTCAGTAAATGCTGTTTTAGAGGCGGCAAAGGTTGCTAACTCGCCTGTTATCGTTCAGTTTAGTAATGGCGGTTCAGGTTTTTACGCTGGTAAAGCCTGCGAAAATGCAGCCGTTCTTGGCGCGATCGCTGGAGCAAAGCATGTTCATCTGCTTGCCAAGGCTTACGGCGTGCCAGTCATTTTACACACTGACCATGCTGCTAGAAAGCTTTTGCCTTGGATAGATGAGCTAGTAAAAGCAAGCCATGAGTATAAAAAAACTCACGGCGTGCCACTTTTTAGCTCTCACATGCTTGATCTTAGCGAAGAGAATATCAACGAAAATTTAAGCACATGCGAGAAGTACCTAAAAGAGCTTAGCGAGCTTGGTATCAGCCTAGAAATCGAGCTTGGCGTCACTGGTGGCGAAGAAGATGGCGTAGATAACACAAGCGTTGATAACGCGCTTCTTTACACTCAGCCAGAGGACGTCGCGCTTGCTTATGAAAGACTAAGCAAGATAAGCGATAAATTTAGTATCGCAGCTAGTTTTGGCAACGTCCATGGCGTCTATAAACCAGGCAATGTCGTGCTAAGACCAGAAATTCTCAAAAACTCACAAGCCTATGTGGCAAAGAAATTTAACACAAAAAGCGACAAGCCAGTAAATTTTGTATTTCACGGCGGAAGTGGTAGTGAGCTAAAAGATATCAAAAATGCTGTAAGCTACGGCGTTATCAAGATGAACATTGACACCGATACTCAGTGGGCTTTCTGGGACGGCGTACGCGAGTATGAGGCTAAAAATAGAGCATACTTGCAAGGTCAGATCGGCAACCCAGAGGGCGATGATAAGCCAAATAAAAAATACTACGATCCAAGGAAATGGCTAAGAAGTGGCGAGGAGAGCATGGTTAAGCGTCTTCAGACTGCTTTTAGCGACTTAAACTGCCTAAATAGGAACTAA
- a CDS encoding NAD+ synthase has translation MKGYQKIEETLVFSLKDKTKGKKLLLGVSGGIDSAVVATLCARAKPDETHALIMPTASSNRQNMDDALNLCEKLNIKYKVLSIEGILNAFYETIDVNLSNLRKGNLAARVRMSLLYDYSSSINALVIGTSNKSELMLGYGTIFGDLACAINPIGELYKSEIFEFAKHLGVDENFIKKAPSADLWDGQSDEGDIGYSYAVIDEILQNLENNKEQAIKKFGLKAVLDIENRVVSNRFKRQMPLIVKI, from the coding sequence ATGAAGGGGTATCAAAAAATAGAAGAAACCTTAGTTTTTAGCTTAAAAGATAAAACTAAAGGTAAAAAACTACTATTAGGCGTAAGCGGCGGTATTGATTCTGCTGTGGTTGCGACACTTTGTGCGAGAGCAAAGCCAGATGAAACTCACGCACTCATTATGCCAACAGCATCATCAAACAGACAAAATATGGATGACGCCTTAAATTTATGTGAAAAACTAAACATAAAATATAAGGTTTTATCTATAGAGGGCATTTTAAATGCCTTTTACGAAACGATAGATGTAAATTTAAGCAATTTAAGAAAAGGGAATTTAGCAGCTAGAGTTAGAATGAGCTTGCTTTATGATTATTCATCTAGTATAAACGCTCTAGTCATCGGCACAAGCAACAAAAGTGAGCTTATGCTTGGTTATGGCACGATATTTGGGGATTTGGCGTGCGCGATAAATCCTATCGGAGAGCTTTATAAGAGTGAAATTTTTGAATTTGCAAAACATCTTGGTGTTGATGAAAATTTTATCAAAAAAGCACCTTCAGCTGATCTTTGGGATGGGCAAAGTGACGAGGGCGACATAGGTTACAGCTACGCTGTCATTGATGAAATTTTACAAAATTTAGAAAATAACAAGGAGCAAGCCATCAAAAAGTTTGGATTAAAAGCGGTCTTGGATATAGAAAATAGAGTTGTGTCAAACAGGTTTAAACGACAAATGCCGTTGATAGTGAAAATTTAA
- the dnaK gene encoding molecular chaperone DnaK, which translates to MSKVIGIDLGTTNSCVSVFERGESKVIPNKEGKNTTPSVVAFTDKGEILVGDVAKRQAVTNPEKTIYSIKRIMGLMSNEKNAEEAKARLPYHVVDRNGACAVEIAGKVYTPQEISAKILIKLKEDAEAYLGEKVTDAVITVPAYFNDSQRKATKEAGTIAGLNVLRIINEPTAAALAYGLDKKEAEKILVYDLGGGTFDVTVLETGDNIVEVLATGGNAFLGGDDFDNKIIDWLVSEFKNETGIDLKGDIMALQRLKEAAENAKKELSSAQETEINLPFITADATGPKHLVKKLTRAKFEGMIDSLVGETITKINEVIKDAGLSKSDIKEVVMVGGSTRVPLVQEEVKKAFGKELNKSVNPDEVVAIGAAIQGAVIKGDVKDVLLLDVTPLSLGIETLGGVMTKIIEKGTTIPTKKSQVFSTAEDNQSAVTIMVLQGEREFARDNKSLGNFNLEGIPAAPRGVPQIEVEFDIDANGILTVSAKDKATGKAQNITISGSSGLSEDEINSMVKDAELHKEEDKKRKDAVEARNQADALVHQTEKSMSELGEKVPAEDRSNIEAALNDLKEVLKDENSSKEQIDAKVEALSKASHKLAEAMYKKDENAGANGGNKKDDDVIDAEVE; encoded by the coding sequence ATGTCAAAAGTTATAGGTATAGACTTAGGTACAACAAACTCTTGTGTGAGCGTTTTTGAGCGCGGCGAGAGCAAGGTTATCCCAAACAAAGAGGGCAAAAACACAACTCCATCTGTTGTTGCTTTTACAGACAAAGGTGAAATTCTAGTAGGTGATGTTGCAAAACGTCAAGCAGTTACAAACCCTGAAAAAACGATATATTCTATCAAACGTATTATGGGTTTGATGAGTAATGAAAAAAATGCTGAAGAGGCAAAGGCTCGCTTGCCATATCACGTCGTAGATAGAAACGGTGCTTGCGCGGTTGAGATCGCTGGTAAGGTCTATACTCCGCAAGAAATTTCAGCAAAAATTCTCATCAAACTAAAAGAAGACGCTGAAGCATATCTTGGTGAAAAGGTAACAGACGCGGTTATCACTGTGCCTGCATACTTTAACGATAGCCAAAGAAAGGCTACAAAAGAGGCTGGAACTATCGCAGGGCTAAACGTACTTCGTATCATCAACGAGCCAACAGCTGCGGCGCTTGCTTATGGTCTTGATAAAAAAGAGGCTGAGAAAATTTTAGTTTATGACCTAGGTGGTGGTACATTTGACGTTACAGTGCTTGAAACTGGCGATAATATCGTTGAAGTTTTGGCAACTGGCGGTAACGCATTCTTAGGTGGTGATGACTTTGATAACAAGATCATCGACTGGCTAGTAAGTGAGTTTAAAAACGAAACTGGTATCGATCTAAAAGGCGATATCATGGCGCTTCAACGCTTAAAAGAAGCCGCTGAAAATGCTAAAAAAGAGCTAAGCTCAGCTCAAGAGACTGAGATAAATTTACCATTTATCACAGCTGACGCGACTGGTCCAAAACACCTTGTCAAAAAGCTAACTCGTGCCAAATTTGAAGGCATGATCGACTCACTTGTGGGCGAGACTATCACTAAGATAAATGAAGTCATCAAAGATGCAGGTCTAAGCAAGAGCGACATCAAAGAGGTCGTAATGGTCGGTGGTTCAACTCGTGTGCCACTTGTTCAAGAAGAGGTTAAAAAAGCATTTGGCAAAGAGCTAAATAAGAGCGTAAATCCAGATGAAGTCGTAGCTATCGGTGCTGCGATCCAAGGTGCGGTTATAAAAGGCGACGTAAAAGACGTGCTACTTCTTGACGTTACTCCACTTAGCCTTGGTATCGAGACACTTGGCGGCGTGATGACTAAGATCATCGAAAAAGGCACAACTATACCAACTAAGAAAAGTCAAGTCTTCTCAACTGCTGAAGATAACCAAAGTGCCGTTACTATCATGGTTTTACAAGGTGAGCGTGAGTTTGCAAGGGATAATAAATCACTTGGTAACTTCAACTTAGAGGGCATCCCAGCAGCTCCAAGAGGTGTGCCTCAAATCGAAGTTGAATTTGACATCGACGCAAACGGAATTTTAACCGTTTCAGCAAAAGATAAAGCGACTGGCAAAGCCCAAAACATCACTATCTCAGGATCAAGCGGTCTTAGCGAAGATGAGATAAATAGCATGGTAAAAGATGCTGAGCTTCACAAAGAAGAGGATAAAAAGCGCAAAGACGCAGTTGAAGCTAGAAACCAAGCAGACGCACTAGTTCATCAAACTGAAAAGAGCATGAGCGAGCTTGGCGAGAAAGTGCCAGCTGAAGATAGAAGCAACATCGAAGCTGCGCTAAATGATCTAAAAGAGGTTCTAAAAGATGAAAACTCTTCAAAAGAGCAAATCGATGCAAAAGTAGAAGCTCTAAGCAAAGCTAGCCATAAACTAGCAGAAGCTATGTATAAAAAAGATGAAAACGCTGGTGCAAACGGCGGCAACAAAAAAGACGACGACGTTATAGACGCTGAAGTCGAGTAA
- a CDS encoding MotA/TolQ/ExbB proton channel family protein → MQNQNDFSELSVPKERQAHSFFVFFKVIFIPLAIYILAILAYLGVINFQMKLHTIVMMGVILFVAFVFSRHSALVAYSNFLANAKDYKIRLKEFIIAHLFEISGVKKANAKFEDFFESYTRNFRNDNLANIGQAVFPMLGILGTFISIAISMPSFSSSTANGLEKEIAILLNGVATAFYVSIYGIFLALWWMFFEKIGISKFERFYSEQKELSREFFWQENELNANFMKASVGYFKDSHDAFKMVLDDKFIKELSEQTNEKFNSLKELCEVEKNIINQSKAELSASLKMLNESGLKQDEFVKIHSDILKAVGAFSNAFKDMEVKILTEHAKLGEIFSRNLNATKESQLKFEQTIKSFDAILKEFSLSLMKEQNEALKAFRASLVESATIFKAAYEQEGRSLEREKERESLIAELKKNIDEIDKEANSVIEKIENLVQ, encoded by the coding sequence ATGCAAAATCAAAATGATTTTAGTGAGCTAAGCGTGCCAAAGGAGCGCCAAGCTCACTCTTTCTTTGTCTTTTTTAAAGTTATCTTTATCCCTTTAGCTATCTATATCTTGGCGATACTAGCGTATCTTGGCGTTATAAATTTTCAGATGAAGCTTCACACCATCGTGATGATGGGCGTTATACTCTTTGTCGCTTTTGTGTTTTCACGCCACAGCGCCTTGGTCGCTTACTCAAATTTCTTAGCAAATGCCAAAGACTACAAGATAAGGCTAAAAGAATTTATCATCGCTCACCTTTTTGAAATTTCAGGCGTCAAAAAGGCAAACGCTAAATTTGAAGATTTTTTTGAGAGTTACACAAGAAATTTTAGAAATGACAATCTAGCAAACATCGGCCAAGCAGTCTTTCCTATGCTTGGAATTTTGGGCACATTTATCAGTATCGCTATCTCTATGCCAAGCTTTAGCTCAAGCACTGCAAACGGACTTGAAAAAGAGATCGCTATACTGCTAAACGGCGTAGCTACGGCATTTTATGTATCGATATATGGCATATTTTTAGCGCTTTGGTGGATGTTTTTTGAAAAGATCGGCATTAGTAAATTTGAGAGATTTTACAGCGAGCAAAAAGAGCTAAGCCGAGAGTTTTTCTGGCAGGAAAATGAGCTAAATGCAAATTTCATGAAAGCGAGTGTGGGCTACTTTAAAGATAGTCACGACGCCTTTAAAATGGTGCTTGATGATAAATTTATAAAAGAGCTAAGCGAGCAGACAAATGAGAAATTTAACAGCCTAAAAGAGCTTTGCGAGGTTGAAAAAAATATCATCAATCAAAGCAAGGCAGAGCTTAGCGCAAGTTTAAAAATGTTAAATGAATCTGGGCTAAAACAAGATGAATTTGTAAAAATTCACTCCGATATATTAAAGGCAGTTGGCGCGTTTTCTAATGCCTTTAAAGATATGGAGGTTAAAATTTTAACCGAGCATGCAAAGCTTGGCGAGATTTTTAGCAGAAATTTAAACGCCACAAAAGAGAGCCAGCTTAAATTTGAGCAGACTATAAAGAGTTTTGATGCCATTTTAAAAGAATTTTCTCTCTCTTTGATGAAAGAGCAAAACGAGGCACTAAAGGCATTTAGAGCCTCGCTTGTGGAGAGTGCTACGATATTTAAAGCGGCTTATGAGCAAGAGGGCAGGAGCTTGGAGCGCGAAAAAGAGCGCGAGAGCCTCATCGCTGAGCTTAAGAAGAACATAGACGAGATCGATAAAGAAGCAAATTCTGTAATAGAAAAAATCGAAAATCTAGTGCAATGA
- a CDS encoding OmpA family protein produces the protein MKIDKNNEDQSSFWVSYADLMAGLLFVFMLLIGAVVVKYVLTQNTLENKEQAIITALANLKDAQGKNFTLEELNDALKSELSKISDENINLKKSNEIFVIQIDALKEKLAQLIEENKDANASIKELNASIFDLNQKMIVLNDEISSKDRALSDANASSEKNLAKIAFLLEQVSKKEARYDELLRDLNVTRDRVKNLTGIRVKVISALKDRLGSSIEIDPNSGALKLSSSVLFDKGSAVLKEEVKEELKATLSKYFDVLLNDKEIASNIDQIVIEGFTDSDGSYIYNLELSQKRAYAVMEFINSFSNDARLRKLLVASGRSYNELVFKDGAEDKDASRRIEIKFSLSNKEAINEIEKFLEFKGD, from the coding sequence ATGAAAATAGACAAAAATAACGAAGATCAATCGAGCTTTTGGGTTTCGTACGCGGACTTGATGGCGGGTCTGCTCTTTGTTTTTATGCTGCTAATCGGCGCTGTCGTCGTAAAATACGTCCTAACTCAAAACACCCTTGAAAATAAAGAGCAAGCCATCATTACAGCTTTAGCAAATTTAAAAGACGCCCAGGGTAAGAATTTTACCCTTGAAGAGCTAAATGACGCCCTAAAAAGCGAGCTTTCAAAGATAAGCGACGAAAACATAAATTTAAAAAAATCAAATGAAATTTTTGTCATCCAAATAGACGCCCTAAAAGAAAAACTAGCCCAGCTCATAGAGGAAAACAAGGATGCAAATGCGAGCATAAAAGAGCTAAATGCTAGCATATTTGATCTAAATCAAAAAATGATCGTGCTAAATGATGAAATTTCATCAAAAGATAGAGCGCTAAGCGACGCAAATGCAAGTAGCGAGAAAAATTTAGCCAAGATCGCCTTTTTGCTCGAGCAAGTGAGCAAAAAAGAGGCTAGATATGACGAGCTTTTAAGGGATCTAAACGTCACCCGTGATAGGGTCAAAAACCTAACTGGCATAAGGGTAAAAGTGATCTCAGCCTTAAAAGATAGGCTAGGATCGAGCATCGAGATCGATCCAAACTCAGGCGCGCTAAAGCTTAGCTCATCAGTGCTTTTTGATAAGGGCAGTGCGGTCTTAAAAGAAGAAGTCAAAGAGGAGCTAAAGGCCACGCTTAGTAAGTATTTTGACGTGCTTTTAAATGATAAAGAGATCGCCTCAAACATCGATCAGATCGTCATAGAGGGCTTTACAGATAGCGATGGAAGCTACATTTACAACCTAGAGCTTTCGCAAAAAAGAGCCTATGCGGTGATGGAGTTTATAAACTCATTTAGCAACGATGCGCGCCTTAGAAAGCTGCTTGTCGCAAGTGGCAGAAGCTACAACGAGCTAGTTTTTAAAGACGGAGCCGAGGATAAGGACGCTTCAAGGCGCATCGAGATCAAATTTTCACTCTCAAACAAAGAGGCTATCAACGAGATAGAGAAATTTTTGGAGTTTAAGGGTGATTGA
- a CDS encoding MBL fold metallo-hydrolase, with protein sequence MRVMHKSFGDFGTNCYIVTKNGSSLVIDPGDGAKEWVLQNAQNLKAILCTHGHFDHIYDVSELKNELKIPVYINKFDAFMCESDIFGYMKNTFVPDILVDGDESFVMDEFSFKFHHFPGHTPGCSMIEIEDTMFSGDFLFKGSIGRWDFPYSDKNEMLKSLEKCKNLNGDFVLYPGHGESSTLKAEQQELDRWVEIVKRS encoded by the coding sequence ATGAGAGTAATGCATAAAAGTTTTGGCGATTTTGGGACAAATTGCTACATCGTTACCAAAAATGGCTCAAGTTTAGTGATAGATCCAGGCGATGGGGCAAAAGAGTGGGTTTTGCAAAATGCACAAAATTTAAAGGCGATACTTTGCACTCATGGGCATTTTGACCATATTTACGACGTGAGCGAGCTAAAAAATGAGCTAAAAATCCCAGTTTATATCAATAAATTTGATGCTTTTATGTGCGAGAGTGACATTTTTGGCTATATGAAAAACACCTTTGTGCCAGACATTTTAGTTGATGGCGATGAGAGCTTTGTAATGGATGAATTTTCTTTTAAATTTCACCATTTTCCAGGGCACACACCGGGCTGCTCGATGATAGAGATAGAAGATACGATGTTTAGTGGAGATTTTTTATTTAAAGGTAGCATCGGACGCTGGGACTTTCCATATTCGGATAAAAATGAGATGCTAAAAAGCTTAGAAAAATGTAAAAATCTAAATGGTGACTTCGTACTTTACCCAGGACACGGCGAAAGTAGCACACTAAAAGCCGAGCAACAAGAGCTTGATAGATGGGTGGAGATCGTTAAAAGATCTTGA
- the nth gene encoding endonuclease III translates to MRTKKDILEIKKRLLEEFKDAKSELKFRNLYELLVCVMLSAQCTDKRVNLITPALFEAYKDVFELASANLASLKLMINSCSFFNNKALNLIKMANSVVELYNGEIPLDEEKLKALAGVGQKTAHVVLLEATNANVMAVDTHVFRVSHRLGLSSAKTPEATEEDLSLAFKTELGKLHQAMVLFGRYTCKAKKPLCFECILSDLCKSKDKVI, encoded by the coding sequence ATGAGAACAAAAAAAGATATTTTAGAGATAAAAAAGAGGCTTTTAGAAGAGTTTAAAGACGCCAAAAGCGAGCTTAAATTTAGAAATTTATATGAACTTCTTGTCTGCGTCATGCTCTCAGCTCAGTGCACAGACAAAAGGGTAAATTTGATCACACCTGCCCTATTTGAGGCGTATAAAGATGTTTTTGAGCTAGCTAGTGCAAATTTAGCCAGCCTAAAACTCATGATAAACTCATGCAGCTTTTTTAACAATAAGGCTCTGAATTTGATCAAGATGGCAAACAGCGTGGTTGAGCTTTATAACGGAGAAATTCCGCTTGATGAAGAGAAGCTAAAAGCCCTTGCTGGAGTTGGGCAAAAGACCGCTCACGTCGTGCTTTTAGAGGCGACAAATGCAAACGTAATGGCTGTTGATACGCATGTTTTTAGGGTATCACATAGACTGGGCTTAAGCAGCGCAAAGACGCCAGAAGCGACAGAAGAGGATCTAAGTCTTGCTTTTAAAACTGAGCTTGGCAAGCTTCATCAAGCGATGGTGCTTTTTGGACGCTATACCTGCAAGGCTAAAAAGCCGCTTTGTTTTGAGTGCATTTTAAGCGATCTTTGTAAGAGCAAAGATAAGGTGATATAG